The following are from one region of the Eubacterium sp. MSJ-33 genome:
- the tmk gene encoding dTMP kinase, producing the protein MKGIFLTMEGPDGSGKTTQILKLKEHLMQHGYAEVVVTREPGGTVISEAIRGILLNKDYAEMDDRTEALLYAAARAQLVAQVIKPALDAGKAVISDRFVDSSAVYQGIARGLGVQRIYELNGFAMQNIWPDLTIHLDLSAEAGLARAKSRAELDRMEAQSTAFHEKVAQGYRDLAVLAPERIVTIDATQDIESIHKEIVVRVEKLLAAR; encoded by the coding sequence ATGAAGGGTATTTTTCTGACGATGGAAGGGCCGGATGGCTCCGGAAAGACGACGCAGATTTTGAAGTTAAAAGAACATTTGATGCAGCACGGTTACGCGGAAGTTGTTGTGACGCGGGAACCGGGCGGGACGGTGATCAGTGAAGCAATACGAGGTATACTTTTAAATAAGGATTATGCTGAGATGGATGACCGGACCGAAGCACTTTTGTATGCGGCGGCACGAGCACAACTGGTGGCTCAGGTAATTAAACCGGCATTGGATGCAGGAAAGGCTGTGATCAGTGATCGTTTTGTGGATTCGTCTGCAGTCTATCAGGGGATTGCACGGGGACTTGGTGTGCAGAGGATTTATGAACTGAACGGATTTGCGATGCAGAATATCTGGCCGGATCTGACGATTCATCTGGACTTGTCTGCCGAGGCCGGACTTGCCCGGGCAAAATCGCGCGCAGAGCTGGACCGTATGGAAGCACAGTCTACAGCGTTTCATGAGAAGGTAGCGCAGGGATACCGGGATCTGGCAGTGCTTGCACCGGAGAGAATCGTAACAATCGATGCAACGCAGGATATTGAGTCGATTCATAAGGAGATTGTTGTGCGGGTAGAAAAATTGCTTGCGGCAAGGTAA
- a CDS encoding PSP1 domain-containing protein yields MKEVIGVRFRENGKIYFFNPLNYKIDPGRFVIVETQHGVEFGKVVLGRREVDETKLQGELKPIIRIATEADEKKHAENLEKNKKAMEICKEKIANRGLEMKLIGAEYSFDNSKVLFYFTADGRVDFRELVKDLAAVFKTRIELRQVGVRDETKILGGIGICGRQLCCNAHLSEFGPVSIKMAKEQNLSLNPGKISGVCGRLMCCLSHEQETYEYLNKKLPNVGDVVKTFDGKTGEVTAVSVLRQKVKLKVAQEDDTFEIEEYKVDELRFKPKKKGGSKGGHGKKGGNEGASEKELKELESLERREGKSKLDED; encoded by the coding sequence ATGAAAGAGGTAATCGGAGTTCGTTTCCGTGAAAATGGAAAGATATATTTTTTTAATCCGCTCAACTATAAGATTGATCCGGGCAGATTCGTAATCGTGGAGACACAGCATGGTGTGGAATTCGGTAAGGTTGTGCTTGGACGCAGAGAAGTGGATGAGACGAAATTACAGGGCGAGTTAAAGCCGATCATTCGTATTGCAACGGAAGCGGATGAGAAGAAACACGCAGAAAATCTGGAAAAGAATAAAAAGGCAATGGAGATCTGCAAGGAAAAAATCGCAAACCGCGGTCTGGAAATGAAGTTGATCGGTGCAGAGTATTCGTTTGATAACAGTAAAGTGTTATTTTATTTTACTGCCGACGGCAGAGTGGATTTCCGTGAATTAGTAAAAGATCTGGCGGCTGTGTTTAAGACACGTATCGAGCTGCGACAGGTTGGTGTGCGGGACGAGACAAAGATTCTTGGTGGCATCGGAATCTGTGGCAGACAGTTATGCTGTAATGCACATCTGTCTGAGTTTGGACCGGTATCGATCAAGATGGCAAAGGAACAGAATCTGTCTTTGAATCCGGGCAAGATTTCCGGTGTGTGTGGCAGACTGATGTGCTGTCTGTCGCATGAGCAGGAAACATATGAATATCTGAACAAGAAGCTTCCGAATGTTGGCGATGTTGTAAAAACATTTGATGGAAAAACCGGAGAGGTAACAGCGGTCAGTGTACTTCGCCAGAAAGTAAAACTGAAGGTTGCACAGGAAGACGACACATTTGAAATTGAAGAGTACAAGGTGGATGAACTGCGTTTTAAACCGAAGAAAAAGGGTGGATCCAAAGGCGGTCATGGCAAGAAGGGCGGTAATGAAGGCGCGTCCGAAAAAGAACTGAAGGAGCTGGAAAGCCTGGAACGCAGGGAAGGAAAGTCAAAGCTCGATGAAGACTAA
- a CDS encoding tRNA1(Val) (adenine(37)-N6)-methyltransferase, with protein sequence MKTKDEKEKWLKPGERIDDLQCRGYDIIQNKDVFCFGMDAVLLADFATGAPNGDVIDLGTGTGVIPMLMQARGKGGHFTGLEVQAYSADMAKRSVQMNGLEEAISIVEGDMRQVRERFKPGSFSAVTSNPPYIKGNHGLENENSPKNIARHEILMELEDVVKAAGYLLREGGTFAMVHKPFRLAEIIRLMSAYHIEPKRLCMVQPYADKEPNMVLIEGNKGGRSMLKVEPALVVYKKDGSYTEDLLTRYGDA encoded by the coding sequence ATGAAGACTAAGGATGAGAAAGAAAAATGGCTGAAACCGGGAGAACGGATTGATGATCTGCAGTGCCGGGGCTATGATATCATACAGAACAAAGATGTATTTTGCTTCGGTATGGATGCTGTGCTGCTTGCGGATTTTGCAACGGGTGCGCCAAATGGAGATGTAATCGATCTCGGAACCGGAACCGGCGTAATTCCGATGCTGATGCAGGCGCGGGGAAAGGGCGGACATTTTACCGGATTAGAGGTGCAGGCATACAGTGCTGATATGGCCAAACGCAGTGTGCAGATGAACGGTCTCGAAGAGGCTATCTCCATTGTAGAAGGGGATATGCGGCAGGTGCGTGAACGCTTTAAACCGGGGAGTTTTTCGGCGGTCACGAGCAATCCGCCATATATCAAAGGAAATCATGGCCTGGAAAATGAAAATTCGCCGAAGAATATTGCCCGGCATGAGATCTTGATGGAACTTGAGGATGTAGTGAAGGCGGCGGGATATCTGCTTCGTGAAGGCGGTACATTTGCGATGGTACATAAACCGTTTCGGCTGGCAGAGATTATACGGCTAATGTCGGCATATCATATCGAACCCAAACGGTTATGTATGGTGCAGCCATATGCGGACAAGGAACCCAATATGGTTCTGATCGAAGGAAATAAAGGTGGCCGGTCGATGTTAAAAGTGGAACCGGCGCTGGTTGTATATAAAAAAGACGGATCTTATACCGAGGATCTTCTGACACGGTATGGAGATGCCTGA
- the tkt gene encoding transketolase: MSSAIDTKSVNSIRVLAADAIQKANSGHPGLPLGSAPMAYELWANHMNHNPKDPKWENRDRFILSGGHGSALLYSLLHFFGYGITIEDMKNFRQLGSKTPGHPEYGHTVGVEATTGPLGAGMAMAVGMAMAEKHLAATFNKENFPVVDHYTYVLGGDGCMMEGISYEAFSLAGTLGLEKLIVLYDSNNISIEGDTNIAFREDVRKRFESFGFHTQLVEDGNDLDAIGKAIEAAKAEKGRPSMIEIKTKIGAGCPAKEGKASAHGEPLGVENVAALRANLGIADNGPFVLDQDVYDHFAKLAEEKATVEDAWNTLFADYCKAYPEMKELWDTYHNSDNAKCLYDLDEFWNSFDKPEATRNVSGKLLNIINNVVPNMFGGAADLAPSTKTNMKDAGDFSKENPLGKNIHFGIREIAMAAIGNGIALHGGLRPFVSTFFVFSDYVKPMARLSALMGVPLTYVLTHDSIGVGEDGPTHEPIEQLAMLRAMPNFYVYRPADATECAAAWYFATNKKDAPTALVLSRQNLPQLDGSSQEALKGGYILEDSVKDTPDAIIIATGSEVSLAVEAKKELAAEDIDVRVVSMPCMDLFEDQPDEYKNAVLPKNITARVGVEALSEFGWGRYIGINGEFVGMKSFGASAPGSQLFEHFGITKDAVVAAVKKTLK; the protein is encoded by the coding sequence ATGAGTAGTGCAATTGACACAAAATCCGTAAATTCCATTCGTGTGCTTGCCGCAGATGCCATCCAGAAGGCAAACTCCGGTCACCCGGGACTTCCGCTTGGTTCTGCCCCAATGGCATATGAGCTTTGGGCAAACCACATGAATCACAATCCGAAGGATCCAAAATGGGAAAACCGTGACCGTTTCATCCTGTCCGGTGGACATGGCTCCGCCCTGTTATACTCCCTGCTTCACTTCTTCGGCTATGGTATCACGATTGAAGATATGAAGAACTTCCGTCAGCTTGGTTCCAAGACACCGGGGCATCCGGAATACGGCCACACCGTTGGCGTGGAAGCAACAACCGGTCCGCTCGGTGCCGGTATGGCAATGGCGGTCGGTATGGCAATGGCAGAAAAGCATCTTGCTGCCACTTTCAACAAAGAGAACTTCCCGGTTGTTGACCACTATACTTACGTACTTGGCGGCGACGGCTGTATGATGGAAGGTATCAGCTACGAGGCATTTTCTCTCGCAGGTACACTTGGTCTGGAGAAGCTGATCGTATTATATGATTCAAACAACATTTCGATCGAAGGCGACACGAACATCGCATTCCGTGAGGATGTAAGGAAACGTTTTGAGTCTTTTGGTTTCCATACGCAGCTTGTTGAGGATGGAAATGACTTAGATGCCATCGGCAAGGCAATCGAAGCTGCCAAGGCAGAAAAAGGCAGACCTTCCATGATTGAGATCAAGACAAAGATCGGTGCCGGCTGTCCTGCAAAAGAAGGAAAAGCAAGTGCACACGGCGAGCCACTCGGTGTCGAGAATGTAGCAGCCCTTCGTGCAAACCTTGGTATCGCAGACAACGGTCCTTTCGTATTAGATCAGGATGTCTACGATCATTTTGCCAAGCTTGCAGAGGAAAAAGCAACGGTCGAAGATGCATGGAATACATTGTTTGCAGACTACTGCAAGGCATATCCGGAGATGAAGGAACTGTGGGATACCTACCACAACTCAGACAACGCCAAATGTCTGTATGACTTAGACGAATTCTGGAATTCCTTCGACAAGCCGGAAGCAACAAGAAATGTATCCGGAAAGCTTTTGAATATCATCAACAATGTTGTTCCTAATATGTTTGGTGGTGCCGCAGACCTTGCTCCATCTACCAAGACAAATATGAAAGATGCCGGGGATTTCTCCAAGGAGAATCCACTTGGCAAGAACATCCACTTCGGTATCCGTGAGATTGCTATGGCAGCAATCGGAAACGGTATCGCCCTGCACGGTGGTTTACGTCCATTCGTCTCTACATTCTTCGTATTCAGCGATTATGTAAAGCCAATGGCAAGACTTTCCGCTCTGATGGGCGTTCCACTTACTTATGTATTGACACATGACAGTATCGGTGTCGGCGAAGACGGTCCAACCCATGAGCCAATCGAGCAGCTTGCTATGCTCCGTGCTATGCCGAACTTCTATGTATATCGTCCGGCAGATGCAACAGAATGTGCAGCCGCATGGTACTTCGCTACAAACAAGAAAGATGCTCCAACCGCGCTCGTTCTTTCCAGACAGAATCTGCCGCAGTTAGATGGCAGCAGTCAGGAAGCACTGAAGGGTGGTTACATCTTAGAAGATTCTGTAAAAGATACACCGGACGCTATCATCATTGCTACCGGTTCCGAAGTTTCTCTTGCTGTCGAAGCAAAGAAAGAGCTTGCAGCCGAGGACATTGATGTGCGTGTTGTCAGCATGCCATGTATGGATCTCTTTGAGGACCAGCCGGATGAATATAAGAATGCCGTTCTTCCAAAGAACATAACAGCCAGAGTTGGTGTCGAAGCACTCTCCGAGTTCGGATGGGGCAGATACATCGGTATCAACGGTGAGTTCGTCGGAATGAAGTCATTCGGAGCTTCTGCACCGGGCAGCCAGCTCTTTGAGCACTTCGGTATCACAAAGGATGCAGTCGTAGCCGCAGTCAAGAAAACATTAAAATAG
- a CDS encoding Bax inhibitor-1 family protein, with product MSYNNDYNNGYNNGYNNYDNNPYNNQNNNQYNYQYNNQYQYDSGYNANNGYNGYNNGYNAGYGSSAKIISSEMYNLIIGGVLLYGFIVNAIMTAVFGDSILRFVMTNPIVFYIGYFILAITGTLMVRKSDNPVVSFIGYNLMVVPIGMVIAVSVTLYGLIGYNMVVATAFGITAAVTLIMMVISSIFPNVFLKMGQTLGITLLITIVVEAIMLLVGASLGIIDYIVVAIFCLYVGYDWAKANAIEKTADNAIDSASELYLDIVNLFLRIMKILARANRN from the coding sequence ATGTCCTATAACAATGATTATAACAACGGCTACAACAACGGTTATAATAACTACGATAATAACCCGTATAATAACCAGAATAATAACCAATATAACTACCAGTACAATAACCAGTATCAGTACGATTCCGGTTACAATGCAAACAACGGTTATAATGGTTATAACAACGGCTACAACGCAGGATACGGTTCATCCGCCAAGATTATTTCCAGTGAGATGTACAACCTGATTATCGGCGGCGTCCTTTTGTATGGTTTCATTGTCAATGCAATCATGACTGCCGTATTCGGTGATTCCATCCTTCGTTTTGTAATGACAAACCCGATTGTCTTTTACATCGGTTACTTCATCCTGGCGATTACAGGTACACTTATGGTCCGCAAATCCGACAATCCGGTTGTAAGCTTCATCGGCTACAATCTGATGGTTGTTCCAATCGGTATGGTCATCGCTGTATCTGTGACCTTATATGGTCTGATCGGATATAACATGGTTGTCGCTACGGCCTTTGGTATCACGGCTGCGGTAACATTGATTATGATGGTCATATCCTCGATCTTCCCGAATGTATTTCTGAAGATGGGGCAAACACTTGGTATTACATTGCTTATAACCATCGTCGTTGAAGCAATTATGCTTCTCGTAGGTGCAAGCCTTGGTATTATCGACTACATTGTTGTTGCAATCTTCTGTCTCTATGTCGGTTACGACTGGGCAAAGGCGAATGCAATCGAGAAAACAGCTGATAACGCCATCGATTCTGCTTCTGAGTTGTATTTGGATATTGTAAACCTGTTCCTGCGTATCATGAAAATCCTGGCACGTGCGAACAGAAATTAA
- a CDS encoding glycosyltransferase family 2 protein, whose amino-acid sequence MKTLVIIPAYNEALNIEHTVESLKAACPDVDYVVVNDCSGDNTVQICEEHGYKYLNLPINLGIGGGMQTGYRYAAEHGYDIAVQMDGDGQHNAEYIPDLIAPIEKGEADLVIGSRFINKEGFQTSGMRRAGIGVLNTVLHICGHVKITDATSGFRAASKDVIAFFAHNYAQDYPEPESIIAVNAGGYKVKEVPVIMNERTAGVSSISPWKSVYYMIKVTLAIVIYRIAGKKRR is encoded by the coding sequence ATGAAAACACTGGTGATAATACCGGCCTACAATGAGGCTTTAAATATTGAGCATACGGTAGAAAGTCTGAAGGCAGCATGTCCGGATGTGGATTATGTTGTGGTGAATGATTGTTCCGGGGATAATACGGTGCAGATCTGTGAGGAGCATGGGTATAAATATCTGAATCTGCCGATCAATCTCGGAATTGGCGGAGGTATGCAGACAGGATATCGTTATGCGGCAGAACATGGTTATGACATTGCGGTGCAGATGGACGGCGATGGACAGCATAACGCTGAATATATACCGGATTTGATTGCGCCGATCGAGAAGGGTGAGGCAGATCTGGTGATTGGTTCGCGGTTCATCAACAAAGAGGGCTTTCAGACGTCTGGTATGCGCCGGGCGGGGATTGGTGTGCTGAACACAGTTTTACACATTTGTGGACATGTGAAGATTACAGACGCGACAAGCGGCTTTCGTGCTGCATCGAAGGATGTTATTGCGTTTTTTGCACATAATTATGCACAGGACTATCCGGAACCGGAATCTATTATCGCAGTGAATGCTGGCGGATATAAGGTAAAGGAAGTGCCGGTAATCATGAATGAGAGAACGGCCGGTGTATCTTCAATCAGCCCATGGAAATCTGTATATTATATGATTAAGGTAACTCTTGCAATCGTGATTTACCGGATTGCAGGAAAGAAACGGAGGTAG
- a CDS encoding glycosyltransferase family 2 protein codes for MKNKNNYTTSDHTFVICAYKESKYLKNCIRSLENQTMKSRILIATSTDNAYIREIAKQYRIPLFVNDAPSGIATDWNFAYRQADTKLVTIAHQDDIYNSDYLEEMLYAFNHARNPILGHSAYYEIRDGKKVYKNRLLRVKRILLLPFITRRTWNSVFLRRRSLSFGCGICCPSVTYVKARLPEEPFAVGCKADLDWEAWERYSKLPGAFCYVKKPVMGHRVHAESETSHVIGEHNGRSPEDYAMYRKFWPEWMAKLLMRFYQKGQDSNQL; via the coding sequence ATGAAAAATAAGAATAATTATACAACCAGTGATCATACTTTTGTGATCTGCGCATATAAGGAAAGTAAATATCTCAAGAATTGTATTCGGTCTTTGGAGAATCAGACGATGAAAAGTAGAATCCTGATTGCAACATCGACGGATAATGCATATATCCGGGAGATTGCAAAACAGTATCGTATTCCGTTGTTTGTCAATGATGCTCCATCCGGGATTGCAACGGATTGGAATTTTGCGTATCGGCAGGCAGATACTAAGCTTGTGACGATTGCGCATCAGGATGACATCTATAATTCGGATTATCTCGAAGAAATGCTGTATGCATTCAACCATGCCAGAAATCCGATTCTGGGGCATTCGGCGTATTATGAGATCCGGGATGGGAAAAAAGTATATAAGAACCGCTTGCTTCGGGTGAAACGAATTCTGCTTCTTCCGTTTATTACAAGAAGAACATGGAACAGTGTGTTCCTGCGTAGACGTTCCCTCTCGTTTGGATGTGGAATCTGCTGTCCTTCTGTGACATATGTTAAGGCGCGTCTTCCGGAGGAGCCTTTTGCGGTTGGATGCAAAGCGGATCTGGACTGGGAGGCATGGGAACGGTACTCCAAATTACCGGGCGCTTTTTGCTATGTGAAAAAACCGGTGATGGGTCACCGGGTACATGCGGAATCAGAGACATCCCATGTAATTGGTGAGCATAATGGGAGAAGTCCGGAGGATTATGCGATGTATCGTAAATTCTGGCCGGAATGGATGGCAAAGCTTCTGATGCGTTTCTATCAGAAAGGACAGGATAGTAACCAGTTATAG
- a CDS encoding DUF2304 domain-containing protein: MMTTVFRIILLVCVLVYLLVILALMRRGRMSLKYSLIWFLSGVILLICVIFPQVIRFFTRLMGIYSDTNAVFFIGVCFLILIVLSLTSIASGQSERIRTLVQTQAILEKRVRDLEEKVGRMENEK; encoded by the coding sequence ATGATGACAACAGTATTTCGGATTATCCTGCTGGTATGCGTGCTCGTTTATCTGCTTGTAATCCTTGCTCTGATGCGCAGAGGGCGTATGAGCTTAAAATATTCATTGATCTGGTTTCTGTCAGGTGTGATTCTGCTGATCTGTGTGATTTTTCCGCAGGTTATCCGTTTCTTCACACGATTGATGGGAATTTACTCGGATACGAATGCCGTGTTCTTTATCGGTGTATGTTTCCTGATATTGATTGTGCTGTCACTGACATCGATTGCATCCGGACAGTCAGAACGGATTCGGACGCTTGTGCAGACACAGGCAATCTTGGAAAAAAGAGTACGGGATCTCGAAGAAAAAGTAGGACGGATGGAGAATGAAAAATAA
- a CDS encoding DUF1858 domain-containing protein: MAKQIDKSMLIHEIIEVDPGNAAILMAAGMHCVGCPSAAMESLEEACMVHGMNCDEVIADINAYLAKKEANA, from the coding sequence ATGGCAAAACAGATTGATAAATCTATGTTAATTCATGAAATTATCGAGGTTGACCCTGGCAATGCCGCAATCCTTATGGCTGCCGGTATGCACTGCGTTGGATGTCCGTCCGCTGCAATGGAAAGTCTGGAAGAAGCATGCATGGTTCATGGAATGAACTGTGACGAAGTCATCGCAGACATTAACGCATATCTTGCCAAGAAAGAGGCAAATGCATAA
- a CDS encoding DUF362 domain-containing protein: MAFKINDGCVMCGACAGACPVGAISEGDGKYEIDASLCISCGACAGTCPTGVISEE; the protein is encoded by the coding sequence ATGGCATTTAAGATTAATGATGGATGCGTTATGTGTGGAGCATGTGCAGGCGCTTGTCCTGTAGGCGCAATCTCAGAAGGCGATGGCAAGTACGAAATCGATGCATCTCTTTGCATTTCATGTGGAGCATGCGCAGGAACTTGTCCAACAGGTGTTATCTCTGAGGAGTAA
- the holB gene encoding DNA polymerase III subunit delta', with protein sequence MGFKGIVGHEEIIAHFKSSIETGNVAHAYIISGDAGSGKKALANAFAETLECEEGGTEPCGSCSSCLQMSTGNYPDIIQVTHEKPNLISVDEIRDQLINTIDIKPYKGKYKIYIIPDAELLNVQAQNAMLKTIEEPPAYAVILLLTTNLDKLLETVKSRCLKLQTKPIRERDVLAYLTGVMGLTKEKAYFCLDFAQGNLGKAIKLAGNDEYASIVDSVVNVLTHIDEMDVETLGKAVTDIEQFKLSMNDYMDLMMMWYRDAMMLKVTGNVDKILFKNEFSTLKKQAGNLTFKSIEDKIDAIAKAEQRLLANADFEVTMELLLLTLKEEASPEE encoded by the coding sequence ATGGGATTTAAAGGAATAGTGGGCCACGAGGAGATAATTGCACATTTTAAAAGCAGTATTGAGACTGGAAATGTCGCACATGCATATATTATAAGCGGTGATGCCGGCAGTGGTAAGAAAGCGCTGGCGAATGCATTTGCGGAGACGCTGGAATGTGAAGAGGGTGGCACAGAGCCATGTGGAAGCTGTTCATCCTGCCTTCAGATGTCAACGGGAAATTATCCGGACATTATTCAGGTGACGCATGAGAAGCCGAATCTGATCTCTGTTGATGAGATTCGTGACCAGCTCATAAATACGATTGACATCAAACCATATAAAGGGAAATACAAGATTTATATTATCCCGGATGCGGAACTACTGAATGTACAGGCGCAGAATGCAATGCTGAAAACAATTGAGGAACCACCGGCATATGCGGTGATTCTGCTGCTCACAACGAATCTGGATAAATTACTTGAGACAGTAAAGTCCCGGTGTCTGAAACTGCAGACGAAGCCGATTCGGGAGCGTGATGTACTGGCATATCTGACCGGGGTGATGGGACTCACGAAGGAGAAGGCGTATTTCTGCCTTGATTTTGCACAGGGAAATCTTGGCAAGGCAATTAAACTTGCCGGAAATGATGAGTATGCGTCTATCGTGGATTCCGTGGTGAATGTGCTTACACACATTGACGAGATGGATGTTGAGACGCTTGGGAAAGCGGTTACAGATATTGAGCAGTTTAAGCTGTCGATGAATGATTATATGGATCTGATGATGATGTGGTACCGGGATGCAATGATGTTGAAGGTGACCGGAAATGTTGACAAGATCCTGTTTAAGAACGAGTTTTCAACCTTGAAGAAGCAGGCTGGAAATCTGACATTTAAGAGCATCGAAGACAAGATTGATGCAATCGCAAAGGCAGAGCAGAGACTGCTTGCCAATGCGGATTTTGAGGTGACAATGGAACTGTTGCTTCTAACTTTGAAAGAGGAGGCATCGCCAGAAGAATGA
- a CDS encoding YaaR family protein, which translates to MDNNVKISQLQQLTQMEAPKSQKALDEEFKFTLIRNIDKADLKEKLSGLMKDIEEQGEKIAKHMDIKDMKKYRTSIKEFMNEVAANAHEFSRENFLDRRGRHRVYGIIRQVDKNLDDLAQELMKEEKDHLAILGKIDDIRGLLIDITT; encoded by the coding sequence GTGGATAACAATGTCAAGATATCGCAATTGCAGCAGCTGACACAGATGGAAGCACCGAAAAGCCAGAAGGCTTTGGATGAAGAGTTCAAATTTACTCTCATCCGGAATATTGATAAAGCAGACCTGAAAGAGAAACTTTCCGGGCTGATGAAAGATATCGAAGAGCAGGGCGAGAAAATCGCGAAGCACATGGATATCAAGGATATGAAAAAGTACCGCACATCCATCAAGGAATTTATGAATGAGGTTGCGGCAAATGCACATGAGTTTTCAAGAGAGAATTTCCTGGACCGCCGGGGCAGACACCGTGTGTACGGCATCATCCGCCAGGTGGATAAGAATCTGGACGATCTGGCACAGGAACTGATGAAAGAAGAGAAAGATCATCTTGCAATACTCGGAAAAATAGATGATATCCGTGGATTGCTGATTGATATAACAACGTAA
- a CDS encoding adaptor protein MecA, giving the protein MKLERLSENQIRCTLYKSDLADKELHLTELAYGTEKAKELFRELMQQASSELGFEVDNVPLMIEAIPVSPECLILVITKVEDPEELDTRFSRFTRPTDVENEYEDEDEDEDADGGLGLVDEPEPDAMSEDNPVNGLLKAIGGLAEDLSGLMSGKGMKSTPQAQMDASDRRTEIKKDAEQLQSEVFRIYAFKNLDQVILSAKLVKDIYDSENSLYKNPRDSHFYLYMTKDKNTDNEFIKTCNLLGEYSNRVRATYATPNHMQEHYKLIIDANALQTLAKL; this is encoded by the coding sequence ATGAAGCTAGAACGATTAAGTGAGAATCAGATACGTTGCACACTTTATAAGTCAGACCTGGCAGATAAGGAACTTCATTTAACGGAATTGGCATATGGAACAGAGAAAGCCAAAGAACTGTTCCGTGAATTGATGCAGCAGGCATCCAGTGAGTTAGGATTTGAAGTGGATAATGTTCCGCTTATGATAGAAGCAATACCTGTATCGCCAGAGTGTTTGATTCTGGTAATTACAAAAGTAGAGGATCCGGAGGAATTAGATACACGGTTTTCTCGTTTTACACGTCCGACAGATGTGGAGAATGAATACGAGGACGAAGATGAGGATGAAGATGCAGACGGCGGTCTTGGCTTAGTTGATGAGCCGGAACCGGATGCAATGTCAGAAGACAATCCGGTAAATGGCTTGCTCAAAGCAATTGGCGGATTGGCTGAAGACCTGAGTGGTCTAATGAGTGGAAAGGGCATGAAATCTACACCACAGGCTCAGATGGATGCATCAGACAGGAGAACCGAGATTAAGAAGGATGCTGAACAGCTGCAGTCAGAGGTCTTCCGTATCTATGCATTTAAGAATCTGGATCAGGTTATCTTATCTGCGAAGCTTGTAAAAGATATTTATGACAGTGAGAATTCTCTGTATAAGAATCCACGTGACAGTCATTTTTATCTGTACATGACAAAGGATAAAAACACGGACAATGAATTTATAAAGACATGTAATCTGCTTGGTGAATATAGCAACCGGGTACGTGCAACGTATGCAACCCCGAATCATATGCAGGAGCACTATAAACTGATTATAGATGCGAATGCATTGCAGACACTTGCAAAATTATAA